The proteins below come from a single Azospirillum sp. B510 genomic window:
- a CDS encoding amino acid ABC transporter permease — MTAVRIAAATLPAIPFPHPVGRPVALCVAVVAAAWIALRPQSALALLDWSPHLLQGFAMNVLISASAIALGTLIGLILGVLELSSLRLLRLPAITYVQIFRNAPHLVLIFATTYALPFEIAIGGWHVPFPDWLKAVVGLAVPASAHIAEIARGAIQSIPAAQWEAAGSLGFGRLQTLRWIILPQGLRRSLPAWMNLYASIAMGSALASLVGVGELLHAATDASTAVRRTDFTIAVYLTVLVAFFAYCYPISRLTQRLERRFAV; from the coding sequence ATGACCGCCGTCAGAATCGCCGCCGCCACCCTCCCCGCGATCCCGTTTCCCCATCCGGTCGGGCGGCCGGTGGCGCTCTGCGTCGCCGTCGTCGCCGCCGCCTGGATCGCGCTGCGCCCGCAATCGGCGCTGGCCCTGCTGGACTGGAGCCCGCATCTGCTCCAGGGCTTCGCGATGAACGTCCTGATCAGCGCCAGCGCCATCGCGCTGGGCACGCTGATCGGACTGATCCTCGGCGTGCTGGAACTATCCAGCCTGCGGTTGCTGCGCCTGCCGGCCATCACCTATGTGCAGATCTTCCGCAACGCGCCGCATCTGGTGCTGATCTTCGCCACCACCTACGCCCTGCCCTTCGAGATCGCCATCGGCGGCTGGCATGTCCCCTTCCCCGACTGGCTGAAGGCGGTGGTCGGGCTTGCGGTGCCGGCCAGCGCCCACATCGCGGAGATCGCGCGCGGCGCCATCCAGTCGATCCCGGCCGCGCAATGGGAGGCCGCCGGCTCGCTCGGCTTCGGCCGGTTGCAGACCCTGCGCTGGATCATTCTGCCGCAAGGACTGCGCCGCAGCCTGCCGGCCTGGATGAATCTCTACGCTTCCATCGCGATGGGATCGGCGCTCGCCTCGCTGGTCGGGGTGGGGGAATTGCTGCATGCGGCGACCGACGCCAGCACCGCGGTGCGCAGGACCGACTTCACCATCGCCGTCTATCTGACGGTGCTGGTCGCCTTCTTCGCCTATTGCTACCCGATTTCCCGGCTGACCCAGCGGCTGGAACGCCGCTTCGCCGTCTAG
- a CDS encoding amino acid ABC transporter permease — protein MADTLLAHITLAPLTLDGVIAFAKGYGLNFSFLKSAYERDMWLEGFRTTLVLIAVTIPVSLAGGILLAGCLTAKSRLLSLPARLFVELTRNTPTLVQLVCAFLGLNMLISDALGGAGRNPFGAFFWVVTVVGLHGAAYHAEALRAGIEAVPDTMREAARSLGFGRLEILRWVELPMALRIALPAIFNNLVNIVKLTTVASAVAVGEITYASIMIWTQRDIVVELMIVLLLFFSAINLALSQVGFWLERRLRTPGLGPAGLGL, from the coding sequence ATGGCCGACACGTTGCTGGCCCATATCACGCTGGCCCCTTTGACGTTGGATGGGGTCATCGCCTTCGCCAAGGGCTATGGCCTCAATTTCAGCTTCCTGAAAAGCGCCTATGAGCGCGACATGTGGCTGGAGGGCTTCCGCACCACGCTGGTGCTGATCGCCGTCACCATCCCGGTCAGCCTGGCGGGTGGAATCCTGCTCGCCGGCTGCCTGACCGCGAAGAGCAGGCTGCTGTCGCTGCCCGCCCGCCTGTTCGTCGAGCTGACGCGCAACACGCCGACGCTGGTCCAGCTGGTCTGCGCCTTCCTCGGGCTGAACATGCTGATCAGCGACGCTCTGGGCGGGGCCGGGCGCAATCCGTTCGGCGCCTTCTTCTGGGTGGTGACGGTGGTCGGCCTGCATGGCGCCGCCTATCACGCCGAAGCCCTGCGCGCCGGGATCGAGGCGGTGCCCGACACCATGCGCGAGGCCGCCCGCTCCCTCGGATTCGGCCGGCTGGAGATTTTGCGTTGGGTCGAGCTGCCAATGGCCCTGCGCATCGCCCTGCCGGCCATCTTCAACAATCTGGTCAACATCGTGAAGCTGACCACCGTCGCCTCGGCTGTCGCGGTCGGCGAGATCACCTATGCCTCGATCATGATCTGGACCCAGCGCGACATCGTGGTCGAACTGATGATCGTGCTGCTGCTGTTCTTCAGCGCCATCAACCTCGCCCTGTCGCAGGTCGGGTTCTGGCTGGAACGGCGGCTGCGCACCCCCGGCCTCGGCCCGGCCGGACTGGGGCTGTGA
- a CDS encoding transporter substrate-binding domain-containing protein: MNLFRLAAAASLAALMSGAIAGAAQADATLDRIKQRGSLVAGVILSGAPFGYIDAKSQEQKGFNIDLATELARGLGVKLETVTVTPPNRVQFLQQGKVDLLIANMSWTEERAEMLDFVPTAFERSGGIALGRKGTPVKDWPDLKGKTVCLSQGANFTKPLAEEIGAKIKGFPSQPDSLLALKGGQCDAAVHTGATLRVMLLDHPEDWKDYEILTPTDLLPSLNVIWVRKGETDAREALDGIMRRLHGSGWIIDAAERNRLAVTPYFLETRDANKGR; encoded by the coding sequence ATGAACTTGTTCCGACTGGCGGCCGCGGCCTCCCTTGCAGCCCTGATGAGCGGTGCGATCGCCGGTGCAGCCCAGGCCGACGCCACGCTCGACCGGATCAAGCAGCGCGGCAGCCTGGTCGCCGGCGTCATCCTGTCCGGCGCGCCCTTCGGCTATATCGACGCCAAGTCGCAGGAACAGAAGGGCTTCAACATCGATCTGGCCACCGAACTGGCCCGCGGGCTGGGGGTGAAGCTGGAAACCGTGACCGTCACCCCGCCCAACCGCGTCCAATTCCTGCAACAGGGCAAGGTCGACCTGCTGATCGCCAACATGTCCTGGACCGAGGAGCGGGCCGAAATGCTCGACTTCGTGCCGACCGCCTTCGAGCGCAGCGGCGGCATCGCGCTTGGCCGCAAGGGCACGCCGGTCAAGGACTGGCCGGACCTGAAGGGCAAAACCGTCTGCCTGTCGCAGGGCGCCAACTTCACCAAGCCGCTGGCCGAGGAGATCGGCGCCAAGATCAAGGGCTTCCCCAGCCAGCCGGATTCGCTGCTGGCATTGAAGGGCGGCCAGTGCGATGCCGCGGTCCATACCGGCGCCACCCTGCGCGTCATGCTGCTCGACCATCCTGAAGACTGGAAGGATTACGAAATCCTCACCCCGACCGACCTGCTGCCGTCGCTGAACGTCATCTGGGTGCGCAAGGGCGAGACGGACGCCCGCGAGGCGCTGGACGGCATCATGCGCCGTTTGCACGGATCCGGGTGGATCATCGACGCCGCCGAACGCAACCGGCTGGCGGTCACCCCCTATTTCCTCGAAACCCGCGACGCCAACAAGGGGCGCTGA
- the cysE gene encoding serine O-acetyltransferase yields the protein MGRIVTPACFAAASRTPERAADDRAEAVLWTRLREDAETAAGRDPLLRSFIHIAVLSHESFGSALGGHLARKLGDWYISAERLADLAETAYAEEPAIVAAAVADLGAIVTRDPAADGCLTPFLYFKGFHALQWHRVAHWLWRHGRTELAHFLQSRVSEAFAVDIHPAVPFGCGVLIDHGTGVVIGETAEVGHDVSILQGVTLGGTGKEHGDRHPKVRDGVLLAAGAKVLGNIEIGRHAKVGAGSVVLKPVPPGATVAGVPARIVGWTNSPQAPAEEMDMSLPEPDYTI from the coding sequence ATGGGCCGCATCGTCACCCCGGCCTGCTTCGCCGCCGCGTCGCGGACCCCGGAACGGGCGGCGGACGACCGGGCCGAAGCCGTGCTGTGGACGAGGCTGCGGGAGGATGCCGAGACGGCGGCCGGCCGCGATCCGCTGCTGCGCAGCTTCATCCACATCGCCGTGCTGTCGCATGAAAGCTTCGGATCGGCCCTGGGCGGCCATCTCGCCCGCAAACTGGGCGACTGGTACATCTCGGCGGAGCGGCTGGCCGACCTCGCCGAGACCGCCTATGCGGAGGAACCGGCGATCGTCGCGGCGGCGGTCGCCGATCTCGGCGCCATCGTCACCCGCGACCCGGCAGCCGACGGCTGCCTGACGCCCTTTCTCTATTTCAAGGGCTTCCACGCTCTGCAATGGCACCGCGTCGCCCATTGGCTGTGGCGGCATGGGCGCACCGAACTCGCGCATTTCCTGCAAAGCCGGGTGTCGGAGGCCTTCGCAGTCGATATCCATCCCGCGGTGCCGTTCGGCTGCGGCGTGCTGATCGACCATGGCACCGGTGTCGTGATCGGTGAGACGGCGGAGGTCGGCCATGACGTATCGATCCTCCAGGGCGTCACCCTGGGGGGCACCGGCAAGGAACATGGCGACCGCCATCCCAAGGTGCGCGACGGCGTGCTGCTGGCCGCGGGCGCCAAGGTGCTGGGCAATATCGAGATCGGCCGGCATGCCAAGGTCGGCGCCGGCAGCGTGGTGCTGAAGCCGGTTCCGCCCGGCGCCACCGTGGCCGGGGTGCCGGCCAGGATCGTCGGCTGGACCAACTCGCCACAGGCCCCGGCGGAAGAGATGGACATGAGCCTGCCGGAGCCGGATTACACGATCTGA
- a CDS encoding family 2A encapsulin nanocompartment cargo protein cysteine desulfurase, which yields MSAIITTMPDPAGLPADTLTLPPSPAAGDGDFAGSPDVGLIARLANQFFQALPNGLPAAALPAAIGALPPAAAVSAVQAPGPVPAIPSAPPAAPPSGPSANPAFTAAAAPGHPVSPAGDGGLGSILHSLGGALSLVPPLAPSLASPLPAAAPSTPVAGAPAPPSGSPYFLAGSRTGATVPVSPAATGAPGVSPPTVPAAPGHLVDVAGLSVQLRADQVPDLPSPASPAFDPHAARRDFPILNQTVNGKPLIWLDNAATTQKPQAVIDRLARFYAEENSNIHRAAHALAARATDAYEDAREKVRRFVGAADTREIVFVRGATEAINLVAKAWGRQFIREGDEIVVTWLEHHANIVPWQQLCAETGARLRVVPVDDDGQIRMDEYARLLGPRTKLVSLTLVSNALGTVTPAAEMVAMARAAGIRTLVDGAQAVSHMPVNVQALGCDFFVLSGHKMFAPTGIGVLYGRLDVLEGMQPWQGGGNMIADVTFEKTVYQPAPMRFEAGTGNIADAVGLGAAIAYLDRIGMPAIAAYEHHLLDYATAGLLTVPGLRLIGTAREKAGVLSFVLDGCKTEDIGRALDREGIAVRSGHHCAQPILRRFGVESTVRPSLAFYNTCEDIDALTAALHRIRAELVRRGQRS from the coding sequence ATGTCGGCCATTATTACGACTATGCCTGATCCCGCCGGCCTCCCCGCCGACACGCTCACCCTGCCGCCTTCACCGGCGGCAGGGGATGGCGATTTCGCGGGCTCGCCCGATGTCGGCCTGATCGCCCGGCTCGCCAACCAGTTCTTCCAGGCGCTGCCCAACGGCCTTCCAGCCGCAGCCCTGCCGGCGGCCATCGGCGCGCTTCCGCCGGCGGCCGCGGTTTCCGCCGTCCAGGCGCCGGGACCGGTTCCGGCCATTCCCTCCGCTCCGCCCGCCGCCCCCCCGTCCGGTCCATCGGCGAATCCGGCCTTCACCGCGGCCGCGGCTCCCGGACATCCGGTCTCCCCGGCTGGCGACGGTGGGCTTGGGTCGATCCTGCATTCGTTGGGCGGCGCGTTGTCCTTGGTGCCGCCGCTGGCCCCGTCCCTTGCCTCACCTCTACCGGCCGCCGCCCCCTCGACCCCGGTGGCCGGCGCACCCGCGCCGCCGTCGGGAAGCCCCTATTTCCTTGCGGGAAGCCGCACTGGCGCCACGGTGCCGGTCAGCCCCGCCGCCACTGGCGCGCCCGGCGTCTCCCCGCCCACGGTTCCCGCCGCCCCCGGCCATCTGGTCGATGTCGCAGGGCTGTCGGTCCAGCTGCGCGCCGATCAGGTCCCCGACCTGCCGTCGCCGGCGAGCCCCGCCTTCGACCCGCATGCCGCCCGGCGCGACTTCCCCATCCTGAACCAGACGGTCAACGGCAAGCCACTGATCTGGCTGGACAACGCCGCCACCACGCAGAAGCCGCAGGCGGTGATCGACCGTCTCGCCCGGTTCTACGCGGAGGAGAATTCCAACATCCACCGCGCCGCCCATGCGCTGGCGGCCCGCGCCACCGACGCCTATGAGGATGCACGCGAGAAGGTCCGCCGCTTCGTCGGCGCCGCCGACACTCGCGAGATCGTCTTCGTCCGCGGCGCCACCGAGGCGATCAATCTGGTCGCCAAGGCCTGGGGCCGCCAGTTCATCCGCGAGGGCGACGAGATCGTCGTCACCTGGCTGGAGCATCACGCCAACATCGTTCCCTGGCAGCAGCTCTGCGCCGAAACCGGCGCCCGGCTGCGCGTGGTGCCGGTGGACGACGACGGCCAGATCCGGATGGACGAGTATGCCCGCCTGCTCGGCCCGCGCACGAAGCTGGTGTCGCTGACGCTGGTGTCGAACGCGCTCGGCACCGTCACCCCGGCGGCGGAGATGGTGGCGATGGCGCGCGCCGCCGGCATTCGCACCCTGGTCGACGGGGCGCAGGCGGTGTCGCACATGCCGGTGAACGTCCAGGCGCTGGGCTGCGACTTCTTCGTGCTGTCGGGCCACAAGATGTTCGCCCCGACCGGCATCGGCGTGCTCTATGGCCGGCTCGACGTGCTGGAGGGCATGCAGCCCTGGCAGGGCGGCGGCAACATGATCGCCGACGTCACCTTCGAGAAGACCGTCTACCAACCGGCGCCGATGCGGTTCGAAGCGGGCACCGGCAACATCGCCGACGCGGTGGGATTGGGAGCGGCCATCGCCTATCTCGACCGGATCGGCATGCCGGCCATCGCCGCCTACGAGCATCATCTGCTCGACTACGCCACCGCCGGCCTGCTGACCGTGCCCGGTCTGCGGCTGATCGGCACCGCGCGGGAGAAGGCGGGCGTGCTGTCCTTCGTGCTGGACGGCTGCAAGACGGAGGACATCGGCCGCGCGCTCGACCGCGAGGGGATCGCCGTGCGTTCCGGCCATCACTGCGCCCAGCCTATCCTGCGCCGCTTCGGGGTGGAAAGCACGGTGCGCCCCTCGCTCGCCTTCTACAACACCTGCGAGGACATCGACGCGCTGACCGCCGCCCTCCACCGCATCCGGGCCGAACTGGTCCGGCGCGGACAACGGTCGTGA
- a CDS encoding family 2A encapsulin nanocompartment shell protein, which produces MSEDTELRRTLNEQAARQLANATKTRAQWSGITPRWLVSFLPWTPVEAGIYRLNRVIDPQGQVRTEVECSPRNDADLPETFVPYDESPREYSLNAVTTVLDVQTRVSDLYSHPIDQIQEQLRLLIEKVKERQESELINNAEYGLLANAAPGQRIKTRKGQPTPDDLDELIAKVWKEPAFFLAHPRAIAAFGRECTRRGVPPPTVTLHGSPFLTWRGLPLIPSDKLHVTPDGRTNILLLRTGEAKQGVIGLFQPGVPGEVAPSLSVRFMGINRKAIASYLISLYCSAAILTEDAIGVLEDVNVGHYYDYA; this is translated from the coding sequence ATGTCCGAAGACACCGAGCTGCGCCGAACATTGAACGAGCAGGCGGCCCGCCAGCTCGCCAACGCCACGAAGACGCGGGCGCAATGGTCGGGCATCACGCCGCGCTGGCTGGTGTCCTTCCTGCCCTGGACCCCGGTCGAGGCCGGCATCTACCGCCTGAACCGCGTCATCGACCCGCAGGGCCAGGTGCGGACCGAGGTCGAATGCAGCCCGCGCAACGACGCCGATCTGCCGGAAACCTTCGTCCCCTATGACGAAAGCCCGCGCGAATATTCGCTGAACGCGGTGACGACGGTGCTGGATGTCCAGACCCGCGTGTCCGACCTCTACAGCCACCCGATCGACCAGATCCAGGAACAGCTCCGGCTGCTGATCGAGAAGGTGAAGGAGCGGCAGGAAAGCGAGCTGATCAACAACGCCGAATACGGCCTGCTCGCCAACGCCGCCCCTGGTCAGCGCATCAAGACCCGCAAGGGCCAGCCCACCCCCGACGACCTGGACGAGCTGATCGCCAAGGTTTGGAAGGAGCCGGCCTTCTTCCTCGCCCACCCGCGCGCCATCGCCGCCTTCGGCCGCGAATGCACCCGCCGCGGCGTGCCGCCGCCCACCGTCACCCTGCACGGCTCGCCCTTCCTGACCTGGCGCGGCCTGCCGCTGATCCCCAGCGACAAGCTGCATGTCACGCCGGATGGCCGCACCAACATCCTGCTGCTGCGCACCGGCGAGGCGAAGCAGGGCGTCATCGGCCTGTTCCAGCCCGGCGTTCCGGGCGAGGTGGCGCCGAGCCTGTCGGTCCGCTTCATGGGCATCAACCGCAAGGCCATCGCGTCTTACCTGATCTCGCTCTACTGCTCGGCCGCGATCCTGACCGAGGATGCCATCGGCGTGCTGGAGGATGTCAATGTCGGCCATTATTACGACTATGCCTGA
- a CDS encoding sensor domain-containing protein: MAPVLRLVLDNMAEGVCVAGCDGRIVTANPAAEAVFGPLGGVAFDARFGSRLRLADGVSPCPEALWPMGRAIRGETMDRESLYLAPAMSGGPQTDGVGAGIGAGVWLRVNARPLVQDGRSVGGVLVFRDITQVKAVEDRIAWLAHFDPLTGLSNRVEFRRRLEMAIASARQDGSRLAVMLLDFDGFKEINDQFGHAVGDELLVAVAGRLRDALGSGAVIARLGGDEFTILVEEDGDGTLTDASHTLIRALAEPFPLTSGRHRLTASIGAVRYPAEADTIDDLLRMADMAMYRAKERGGSAVCRYDPAMMAAAAERTRLRGLLAGALERGEFHLVYQPLVEAAGGRPVGVEALLRWRPSGAAAPVPPSAFIPLCEASGLILDIGRWVLETACRQIRTWADGGGPSLEIAVNVSPRQLRDPTLLEDVRRVLAATGIDPALLVLEVTEGLLIEDMEYSRHVLTGLKRLGVRLALDDFGTGYSSLSYLNSLPFDVLKMDGSFTRNLAAAELDNAGGQAVARAIIGLARSLSMTLVAEGVETPAQHAWLAANGCSLIQGYLIGRPEPAPAAAELIDRLAAEHERRQNERFDFVI, translated from the coding sequence ATGGCTCCGGTCCTTCGTCTCGTCCTCGACAATATGGCGGAGGGTGTGTGTGTCGCCGGCTGTGACGGCCGCATCGTAACCGCCAATCCGGCGGCGGAGGCGGTTTTCGGCCCGTTGGGCGGCGTCGCCTTCGATGCGCGTTTCGGAAGCCGCCTGAGGCTGGCGGACGGGGTCAGCCCATGCCCGGAAGCCCTTTGGCCGATGGGCCGGGCGATCCGCGGCGAGACGATGGACCGGGAGAGTCTGTATCTGGCGCCGGCGATGTCCGGCGGACCGCAGACGGACGGCGTCGGTGCTGGTATCGGTGCCGGCGTCTGGCTGCGGGTGAATGCCCGCCCACTGGTGCAGGATGGTCGGTCGGTCGGCGGTGTGCTGGTGTTCCGCGACATCACCCAGGTCAAGGCGGTGGAGGACCGGATCGCCTGGCTGGCCCATTTCGATCCCTTGACCGGCCTTTCCAACCGTGTCGAGTTCCGCCGACGCCTGGAAATGGCCATCGCGTCGGCGCGGCAGGACGGATCCCGGCTGGCGGTGATGCTGCTCGATTTCGATGGCTTCAAGGAGATCAACGACCAGTTCGGCCATGCCGTCGGCGACGAGCTTCTCGTCGCGGTGGCCGGCCGGTTGCGGGATGCGCTGGGGTCCGGAGCGGTGATCGCCCGGCTGGGTGGCGACGAGTTCACCATCCTCGTCGAGGAGGATGGCGACGGAACCCTCACCGATGCCTCGCATACCCTGATCCGGGCACTGGCCGAACCGTTTCCGCTCACCAGCGGCCGGCATCGGCTGACCGCCAGCATCGGCGCGGTCCGCTATCCGGCGGAGGCCGATACCATCGACGATCTGCTGCGCATGGCCGACATGGCCATGTACCGGGCCAAGGAGCGTGGCGGCAGCGCGGTCTGCCGGTACGACCCGGCGATGATGGCGGCGGCGGCCGAGCGGACCCGGCTGCGCGGATTGCTGGCCGGCGCGCTGGAGCGCGGCGAGTTCCATCTCGTCTACCAGCCGCTGGTCGAAGCGGCCGGTGGCCGTCCCGTCGGGGTCGAGGCTTTGTTGCGCTGGCGGCCGTCGGGCGCCGCTGCGCCCGTTCCGCCATCGGCGTTCATTCCCCTGTGCGAGGCGAGCGGTCTGATTCTGGACATTGGGCGATGGGTGCTGGAAACCGCCTGCCGCCAGATCCGGACATGGGCGGATGGCGGGGGGCCGTCCTTGGAGATCGCGGTCAACGTGTCGCCTCGCCAGCTTCGCGACCCCACCCTGCTGGAGGATGTGCGGAGGGTGCTGGCGGCGACCGGCATCGATCCCGCCCTGCTGGTTCTGGAAGTGACCGAGGGGTTGCTGATCGAGGATATGGAATACAGCCGCCATGTGCTGACCGGGCTGAAGCGGTTGGGGGTGCGGCTGGCGCTGGACGATTTCGGCACCGGATATTCCAGCCTCAGCTATCTGAACAGCCTGCCGTTCGACGTGCTGAAGATGGACGGGTCCTTCACCCGCAATCTGGCGGCGGCGGAACTGGACAACGCCGGTGGACAGGCGGTCGCCCGCGCGATCATCGGGCTGGCGCGCAGCCTGTCGATGACGCTGGTCGCCGAGGGGGTGGAGACGCCGGCCCAGCATGCCTGGCTGGCGGCGAACGGTTGCAGCCTGATCCAGGGCTATCTCATCGGACGGCCGGAACCGGCACCGGCCGCCGCCGAACTGATCGACCGGCTGGCCGCCGAACATGAGCGCAGGCAGAATGAACGGTTTGACTTTGTGATTTGA
- a CDS encoding helix-turn-helix domain-containing protein, giving the protein MANDDYAPSAEDAIPAILGRHLRRLRTRQGLSLERLARLSGVSRAMLGQIELGRSAPTITVLWKIARALDVTLASLTRFTEQGGVVVVRQSETRTLVSSDGLAQSRLLAPPGEGRGAEVFEIRLHPGGSEAGAGHPPGIGAHLVVAEGAVELRAAGGLHRLAAGDTILFEADVPYTCTNVGDGDALLFLVLSHTEILP; this is encoded by the coding sequence GTGGCGAACGACGACTATGCTCCATCCGCCGAGGATGCGATCCCTGCGATCCTGGGGCGTCATCTGCGGCGTTTGCGTACCCGCCAGGGTCTGTCGCTGGAACGGCTGGCGCGCTTGTCCGGGGTCAGCCGGGCGATGCTGGGCCAGATTGAGCTTGGGCGCAGCGCGCCGACCATCACCGTGCTGTGGAAGATCGCCCGTGCGCTGGATGTCACGCTGGCCTCGCTGACCCGGTTCACCGAGCAGGGCGGGGTGGTGGTGGTGCGCCAGTCCGAGACCAGGACGCTGGTTTCCTCCGATGGGCTGGCTCAGTCGCGGCTGCTGGCCCCGCCGGGGGAGGGACGGGGCGCCGAGGTCTTCGAGATCCGCCTGCATCCCGGTGGCAGCGAGGCCGGCGCCGGGCATCCGCCGGGGATCGGCGCCCATCTGGTCGTCGCGGAGGGCGCGGTGGAGCTTCGGGCCGCCGGGGGTCTGCATCGGCTGGCCGCCGGCGACACCATCCTCTTCGAAGCCGACGTGCCCTATACCTGTACGAATGTCGGCGACGGCGACGCCCTGCTGTTCCTCGTGCTGTCGCACACCGAGATCCTGCCCTGA
- the hutH gene encoding HAL/PAL/TAL family ammonia-lyase: MEMRQDPLALGAGPLTIEAVVTVARQRRTVALSPLVVPRIAAARTVVERLAGAEVPIYGLTTGLGAGVDTRLMAGDLIAFQHRAVPARAVGVGPHLPTDILRALMLVRAAGYAAGGSGASPAMLHALVAALNAGFHPLVPSKGSIGADDLAPLAHLGRALLGDPDAEVEVGGEILPADAALARAGLTPTVLGLKDGHAVVVANALSVGRGCLVLEDARVALDTLDAAAALSCEGFRAQLEPLDPRVQQARPAPGQAEAAARLRRLLAGSALEKPGAARRLQDPLSFRCLAPVHGAVRVTLEAAREPVAIELNAAADNPLVIITEESGQDRMLHNGNFDMTALVLRFEALGQALAQAATMAAHRTMKLMSPTVSDLPRFLSPQGQSRTGFATVQKTIAALEAEIRHLALPVSLGVLPVADGIEDHASMAPAVVAKTGEIVERLRWLTAIELAAAAQAVDLRGPLTLGTGTGAVQAFVRGLVAPLDEDRSQGPDFERLAQSIATGALQRAVAAAG; the protein is encoded by the coding sequence ATGGAAATGCGGCAGGATCCTCTGGCGCTCGGCGCCGGCCCATTGACGATCGAGGCGGTGGTGACGGTGGCGCGGCAGCGGCGGACTGTCGCCCTCAGCCCCCTGGTGGTGCCGCGCATCGCCGCGGCCCGTACGGTGGTCGAACGGCTGGCCGGGGCGGAGGTCCCGATCTATGGTCTGACCACCGGGCTGGGAGCAGGCGTCGACACCAGACTGATGGCTGGCGACCTCATCGCCTTCCAGCACCGGGCGGTTCCAGCCCGTGCCGTCGGGGTGGGGCCGCACCTGCCGACCGACATCCTGCGCGCGCTGATGCTGGTCCGCGCCGCCGGATATGCCGCAGGTGGAAGCGGGGCGTCGCCGGCGATGCTGCATGCGCTCGTCGCCGCGCTGAACGCCGGCTTTCATCCGCTGGTGCCGTCCAAGGGTTCCATCGGCGCCGACGACCTCGCCCCGCTCGCCCATCTCGGCCGCGCCCTGCTCGGCGACCCGGACGCTGAAGTTGAAGTTGGCGGTGAGATCCTGCCCGCCGACGCGGCCCTGGCCCGTGCCGGACTGACGCCAACAGTCCTCGGTCTCAAGGATGGCCACGCCGTCGTCGTCGCCAACGCGCTGTCGGTCGGCCGGGGCTGCCTCGTGCTGGAGGATGCCCGCGTGGCGCTGGACACCCTGGATGCGGCGGCGGCGCTGAGCTGCGAGGGGTTCCGGGCGCAGTTGGAGCCGCTCGACCCACGCGTCCAGCAGGCGCGGCCCGCCCCCGGACAGGCGGAGGCCGCGGCACGCCTGCGCCGCTTGCTCGCCGGCAGCGCCCTGGAAAAGCCGGGGGCCGCAAGGCGCCTTCAGGATCCGCTGAGCTTCCGCTGCCTTGCCCCGGTTCATGGCGCCGTCCGCGTGACGCTGGAAGCCGCACGCGAACCGGTCGCCATCGAACTGAACGCCGCCGCCGACAACCCGCTGGTGATCATCACCGAAGAGAGCGGGCAGGACCGGATGCTGCACAACGGCAATTTCGATATGACAGCCTTGGTTCTGCGTTTCGAGGCGCTGGGGCAGGCCCTGGCCCAGGCGGCGACCATGGCGGCCCACCGCACGATGAAACTGATGTCGCCCACGGTTTCCGACCTGCCGCGCTTCCTTTCCCCGCAAGGCCAGAGCCGCACAGGCTTCGCCACCGTCCAGAAGACGATCGCGGCTCTGGAGGCGGAAATCCGCCATCTCGCCTTGCCGGTCTCGCTCGGCGTCCTGCCGGTGGCCGACGGCATCGAGGACCATGCCTCGATGGCGCCCGCCGTCGTCGCCAAGACCGGCGAAATCGTCGAGCGCCTGCGCTGGCTGACCGCAATCGAGCTGGCGGCGGCGGCCCAGGCGGTGGATTTGCGCGGCCCCCTCACCCTCGGCACCGGCACTGGCGCGGTGCAGGCCTTCGTCCGCGGCCTTGTGGCGCCGCTGGACGAGGATCGCTCGCAGGGACCGGACTTCGAACGGCTGGCGCAGTCGATCGCCACCGGCGCATTGCAGCGGGCCGTTGCGGCGGCGGGCTGA